From the genome of Ornithobacterium rhinotracheale, one region includes:
- a CDS encoding long-chain fatty acid--CoA ligase, producing the protein MKNYNLAILLKEQFAKYAQKSMLKIYRQKKWVEHTGKQCLETIEKIAASLLNEGLKKGDTVGIFSQNMPEWTLADIAALNIGCPTIPVYATNAADQVKYILNDAETSVVFVGEQEQYNELLLALENQELSLKKIIVFDENVPLKNDISVYFKDYVAQGNPEQFKTELAERFNEIDSDDTATLIYTSGTTGKPKGVILTHTNFLAAIENHKERYDLTDKDVSMAFLPLSHIFERAWSFLALSVGMTNIYNRDPRSIADMLLIAKPTAMCSVPRLYEKVYQMAINTMSKSKAPVKKLFFWALEVGKKREEYVRNGKNLPFGLKIKDQIAETLVYKKFREKLGGNLSFIPCGGAYVGDEVVEFFRAMRLPLIVGYGLSETTATVSSCQINDYELGSVGKPINNVDVKIGENNEILVKGRTVMKGYYNRPEENEKAFTKDGWFKTGDAGRFDEKGNLVITDRIKELIKTAGGKYIAPQMVENVLTKDPEIAQAVVYGERKPYAVALITPNFDWLKNWAKEQNINFQNMVELIKNKKVVKYFEQKVHDLQSELARYEQVKKIYLLSQELSMENGEITPTFKPIRKAIFAKYQNELEGLYH; encoded by the coding sequence ATGAAAAATTATAATTTAGCTATTTTACTAAAAGAACAGTTTGCAAAGTATGCCCAGAAATCTATGCTAAAGATTTACCGGCAAAAAAAATGGGTAGAACATACTGGAAAACAATGCCTTGAAACCATTGAAAAAATAGCCGCCTCACTCCTAAACGAAGGACTAAAAAAAGGAGATACCGTAGGAATTTTTTCTCAGAACATGCCTGAGTGGACTTTGGCTGACATTGCTGCTCTGAACATCGGTTGCCCTACCATTCCAGTCTATGCAACCAATGCAGCTGATCAAGTAAAATACATTTTGAACGATGCCGAAACTAGTGTTGTTTTTGTGGGAGAACAAGAGCAATACAATGAGTTACTTCTAGCATTAGAAAATCAAGAATTAAGTCTTAAAAAAATCATCGTTTTTGATGAAAATGTACCTTTAAAAAATGATATTTCGGTATATTTTAAAGACTATGTAGCACAAGGGAATCCTGAGCAATTCAAAACCGAACTCGCCGAGCGATTCAACGAAATAGACTCAGATGACACAGCTACTTTGATTTATACTTCGGGGACTACGGGGAAACCAAAGGGCGTGATACTTACGCATACCAATTTCCTTGCCGCGATAGAAAACCACAAGGAGCGATATGACTTGACTGATAAAGATGTGTCTATGGCATTTTTACCACTTTCTCATATTTTTGAGCGTGCGTGGTCATTTTTAGCCCTATCAGTGGGAATGACAAATATCTACAACCGAGATCCTCGCAGTATTGCAGATATGCTTTTGATTGCTAAGCCCACCGCTATGTGCTCTGTACCAAGATTGTATGAAAAAGTTTACCAAATGGCAATCAACACCATGTCTAAATCAAAAGCTCCTGTGAAAAAACTATTTTTCTGGGCACTGGAAGTTGGCAAAAAACGAGAGGAATATGTGCGAAATGGCAAAAATCTACCATTTGGGTTAAAAATTAAAGACCAAATTGCGGAAACTTTAGTTTACAAAAAATTCCGTGAAAAATTAGGTGGAAATCTATCATTTATTCCTTGTGGCGGGGCTTATGTGGGCGACGAAGTGGTTGAATTCTTTAGAGCAATGCGTCTTCCTCTTATCGTGGGATATGGTCTTTCTGAAACTACAGCAACCGTATCTTCTTGCCAAATAAACGATTATGAACTAGGCTCCGTGGGAAAACCAATTAATAATGTAGATGTGAAAATTGGGGAAAACAACGAAATTCTAGTCAAAGGCAGAACCGTGATGAAGGGCTACTATAATCGCCCTGAAGAAAACGAAAAAGCCTTTACCAAAGATGGCTGGTTTAAAACTGGCGATGCCGGAAGATTTGATGAAAAAGGAAATTTAGTCATCACAGATCGCATCAAAGAATTGATTAAAACCGCTGGCGGAAAATACATCGCTCCGCAAATGGTGGAAAATGTATTGACCAAAGATCCTGAAATTGCCCAAGCTGTGGTGTATGGCGAAAGAAAACCTTATGCCGTTGCCCTAATTACGCCTAATTTCGATTGGCTTAAAAATTGGGCAAAAGAGCAAAACATCAATTTCCAAAACATGGTAGAATTGATTAAAAACAAAAAAGTTGTAAAATACTTTGAGCAAAAAGTGCATGACTTACAAAGCGAACTTGCACGCTACGAACAGGTGAAGAAGATTTATCTACTTAGTCAAGAATTAAGTATGGAAAACGGAGAAATCACCCCTACTTTTAAACCCATCAGAAAAGCAATTTTTGCTAAATACCAAAATGAATTAGAAGGCTTATATCACTAA